One genomic window of Desulfuromonas sp. AOP6 includes the following:
- a CDS encoding NifU family protein: MREKVEEVLQLVRPALQADGGDVELVDVTDDGVVSVRLMGACGSCPMSTMTLKMGIEKTLKERIPEVKSVVQV; this comes from the coding sequence ATGCGTGAAAAAGTAGAAGAAGTCCTGCAGTTGGTCCGTCCGGCTCTTCAGGCCGACGGTGGTGATGTCGAGCTCGTTGACGTGACGGATGACGGGGTGGTCAGCGTCAGGTTGATGGGAGCCTGCGGTTCCTGCCCCATGTCGACAATGACCCTGAAGATGGGGATTGAAAAGACCCTGAAAGAAAGAATCCCCGAGGTGAAATCGGTCGTTCAGGTCTAA
- a CDS encoding SAM-dependent methyltransferase, translating to MTRNSEAKALEAFLLQHVRQNGGISFAEYMSQCLYHPQYGYYMVSRDRIGKGGDFFTSSSVHSLFGRLIAKQLHEMWDILGRDAFTVVEQGAGEGHLCLDILDSIADDFPDFYEAMTYQLVEISPDNRTRQKTLLSRHLARVDWCEFADLKNIRGCFLSNELVDAFPVRLFEKHNGVLKEVYVVAGENGLGEELRPLEDPHITDYFRTVGIEPVEGNRFEVNLPAVEWMHAVADVLEVGFVLTVDYGYPAGELYAPFRRNGTLMCYRNHQSSDNPYDAPGSQDITAHIDFTALQKFGAERGLVTLFFGPQYKFLMALGFVETLMEMQAREPDEKRARALRLTLKNLIVPDGGMGETFKVLVQGKGVDEPALLCNRSLRDIPLPGAFA from the coding sequence ATGACGAGAAACAGCGAGGCCAAGGCACTCGAAGCTTTTCTTTTGCAACATGTCCGGCAGAATGGCGGTATTTCCTTTGCGGAATATATGAGCCAATGTCTTTATCATCCCCAGTACGGCTATTACATGGTTTCCAGAGACCGTATCGGCAAAGGGGGGGATTTTTTTACTTCGTCCAGTGTGCATTCCCTTTTCGGGCGCTTGATTGCCAAGCAACTGCATGAGATGTGGGATATCCTTGGTCGAGACGCCTTTACCGTTGTGGAACAGGGGGCCGGTGAAGGGCATCTGTGTCTGGATATCCTTGATTCCATTGCGGACGACTTTCCGGATTTTTATGAAGCGATGACCTATCAGTTGGTCGAGATCAGCCCGGATAACAGGACTCGTCAGAAAACGCTGCTGTCTAGGCATCTCGCCCGGGTTGACTGGTGTGAGTTCGCCGACCTTAAAAACATCAGGGGCTGTTTTCTTTCCAATGAATTGGTAGATGCTTTTCCCGTCAGGCTGTTTGAAAAGCACAACGGGGTCCTCAAGGAAGTCTACGTCGTTGCCGGGGAAAATGGTCTGGGCGAAGAGCTCCGTCCGCTGGAAGATCCTCATATCACCGATTACTTCCGGACCGTTGGCATCGAACCGGTAGAAGGCAACCGCTTTGAGGTCAATCTTCCGGCGGTGGAATGGATGCATGCTGTGGCCGATGTGCTCGAGGTCGGTTTTGTGCTGACCGTCGATTATGGCTACCCCGCCGGAGAGCTGTATGCTCCCTTCCGCCGAAACGGCACCCTGATGTGCTATCGAAATCACCAGTCCAGCGACAACCCTTACGACGCCCCGGGCAGCCAGGACATAACGGCCCACATCGATTTCACCGCACTGCAGAAATTCGGAGCCGAACGTGGTCTTGTCACCCTTTTCTTCGGTCCGCAGTACAAATTTCTGATGGCCTTGGGGTTTGTCGAAACGCTCATGGAGATGCAGGCCAGAGAACCGGATGAAAAGCGAGCCCGGGCCCTGCGTCTCACCCTCAAGAATCTCATCGTGCCGGATGGTGGTATGGGGGAAACCTTCAAAGTGCTTGTGCAGGGGAAGGGGGTTGATGAACCGGCTCTTTTGTGCAACCGCTCCCTTCGAGATATCCCATTGCCCGGAGCCTTTGCTTAA